A segment of the Panthera uncia isolate 11264 chromosome F1, Puncia_PCG_1.0, whole genome shotgun sequence genome:
gcagtgtttacaaaataataataataataaattgattaCTTTTGCTCCTTAGGCTTACCCCATCTGAGATTCAGCTCTGCTCGCTCCATGGgattatcatttttctttaatgtttatttttgagagggagtgagagcgcgagtgcagaaggggcagagagagagggagcgagagaatcccaagcaggctctgtcctgtcaacccagagctggacgcagggctcaaacccacgaaccgcaagatcgtgacctgagccgaaaccaagaggcagacgccgaaccaactgagccacccaggagcccccatggaatcattttgaaataaatctcAGATATACCATagcctgatttttctctttactgtATATGGCGTACCATTTCATATCAGGACACAAGGAGCTTCTTTGATCTTAATTACAGTTGCACAGTATCATACTATATGAATATGCAGTGATTGAGATACTCCCTGTTGATAGACATGATGCTGCTGTGATTACATTATATCACACATGTAAGTTTATCTATAGGattaaatacctactagtgcagcTTAATGATTGCCATTACCACCACTCTTTGATCTTTGTCTATGCTTCTCAGGGGAAATTAGTGTGCATATCTCATAATGAGTGaagttgggcatcttttcatatgtggGAAGATCATCTGTATTTCCTTTACTGTAAACTAATTGTTCACTTCTGCCAATTTGTATTTTGGATCTTTGGGTCAGATTGGGGCTGCAAAGTCTTTAGCCTTTAACAGAAGTGGGTTCTATTTTTCCAGCCCTTGAACCTGACCGGGGGTGTGGACCATAAACTCGTTCCGAGTCTGGCCTTTAAAAGATACTGTTGGCTTCAGCCTTGGTTTTTTTAGAGGCCTGAATCCTCATGTGAGCAAGCATCCTACtctgctaggggtgcctggcttagttggttaggcatctgacttgattttggcttagttcgtgatctcacagtttttgagacTGTGAgcccttgtcgggctctgcactgagcatgaagcctgcttggggttctctctctctccctctgtccctcccccactcatgctttctctctctccctctctcaaaatcaataaataaactttatttaaattttttttaatgtatgtttatttttgagaccaagagagacagagcatgagcagggaaggggcagagagagagggagacacagaatccgaagcaggctccaggctctgagctgtcagcacagagcccgacgtggggctcgaactcacggactgtgagatcatgacctgagccaaagtcagacgcttaactgactgagccacccaggcgccccaaataaactttatttaaaaaaagaaaaggaaagaaaagaaaagcaaagaaagcatcTAGTCTGCTAGAGAGACCATGGATGAGGCCCCGAGGCTACACAGACATGGAGGGGGACCCAAGTGAGGCCAGCTTTCCAAATACACACGCCAAGCCCTTGAATATGTCTGTCTTCTGAAGCAAAAAAGTTGCCCAGCTGAGCAATGCCCAAATTCTTAACTCACAAAATCATGAATTGTAACAAtacttgttgttgttttaaggtactatttgaaatatttctttcacaGCAATAGAGAACCagaagagcatttttaaaaagttctttatacACTAATAAAACTAGCCATTAGTTTGATGTGGTGCAAACATACTTTTCCCAGATCTTTTGACTTTGCTTATTACGGTGGCTTTTTAGTCACCCAAaactttatgtaatttttatgtaattgaatctatcactttttcttctaaaaccCTGCTAGAGCATACAAGCAAGGAAAAGGCAATTGTTAAGTACAAGAAAGAGGAAATATCTATGATTACACCAGACAAGCTAGCAAGAAGGAACTAAAAAGTTTActggaaaattctcaaaaactcaaaaggaaaatttaaacgAATAGCCATCAGGtacttagttttaaaaaactgattctAAGTTGTTCTCAAGTTTATTGTAAAAGGATTCTTTTAATCAGATAAgctaattctaaagtttataagaaacaaacaagaatagCTAACAAAGTTCTACTGACTTTTAGTCCTAGCAAATAAACATCATACAATACTTGCAACAGTGACACTGGCCCATAAATAGACATAAAGATCAATTGAGCAAAATATAAactacacacacgcgcgcgcgtgcgcacacacacacacacacacacacacacggtatatTATAAAcgtggcattttatttatttctaatgcttatttattttgagaggttgacagagtgcaagtgggggagaggggcagagggagaaaaagaatcccaagtgcagagcctgacttgggcttTGATCACAGGCCcctggtgggatcatgacctgagcagaaatcaagagtccgacgctcaaccaactgagccaccgaggtgcccctaaaatgtggcattttaaattaaatgggGGAACAATGggttattttttttgtaatagtaaTGGAAAACTGGGTAGCCATCTAGATATTATAAAGTTGTATCCGTTCCAGGATATACTGGGATACATTCTAGATggttcaaaaatttaaatgtaaaaaagcaaaaatcatttttatttttttaatgtttatttttgtgagagagagagagcgagagagatagTGAGgaagcgcgagcaggggaggggcagaggctccAAAGctggctccccactgacagcagtgaccctgatgtgacctgagctgaagtgggactctcaacaaactgagccaccaggcgcccaagcaaactcatttttttttttttttaatcgcttTTCACGAACTGTGTGATAATAGGTTATAGGGATCGATCTCCAAAAGCCTAGGCATCATGACGTCAGAGCCGGGAAGTTGCAAAAGTAGTTAAGCATCTTTGTTTTCTGAGATGAGACAGGTATGATAGTCTATTCCACCCATGCTATCTTTGAATTCAACAAATCTCCTGTTTACTCTCCGGACAATCTAACCCTCTACTGGGATTGGGTgggacacctttttttttttttaaacaaataattatcttGTGCGTTTTCCAGCTCTTTATAGTGTAAAGCTCATTTTCACATCCTTTAATCACAACATTTTATAAGGACAAGCATCGATATTCTACTCAGCAGAAGATCTCAGGCAAGTTATGATTCTGCCACTTGCCTAAGGGGTGTCCCCTTAGAGGAGTCCCCGcaactctgagcttcagtttcttcatctgtgaaatgggtatcCCGATCAAATAACATTTCTGCCAGGCCACAAGCCCCTGACAAAACTTTACAAATTCCAGCTCCTCTCCTTCCAGCTCTGTCCCCCGGGCGACAGTGTGTTTCAACACGGAGGCCTTGCTGAGCACACACACAAGGCACCGCTTCACTGCATCTTCAACCCGGCGAGGAAGGACATTTTCATCTCCATCCTGGTGATGCCATCGCCGAGACAGGGCAAGGCTGAGGAACTGACCCTTATTTGGGCCTAGTCCTCAGGTTTCAGGGCTTCCCTGCCAGCCCGGCCCTGCGGCCACCTTGCAGTAACCCCTTACAGGGTTCAGAAAACAAAGGGGACGAGAGTGGGATTAGAGCGAACCACAGGGCCTGATTTTTGCATTCAGATCATCTGTGGCTGCTagtggcaggtgtgtgtgtgtgggtgtgggtgtgggtgtgggtgtgggtgtgggtgtgggtgtgggtggagggggggtCTCCGGGTTTCAGATCATCTGTGGCTGCTAGTGTcaggcggggcggggcctggctaGTGTCAGGGGGGTGGTCCTCCGAGTTGGGCTTCCTGCCGCCCTACCCTCTCCATCACGATGCGGCCCCTCATGCCTAAATTTCAAGGAAATAGGCCTCAGAAAAAGCCCTAGACCCTAGAGGTACGCAGGGTAACCACTCGGCTCCTAAAGCCCACATACAAAATGGAGCCGCTCCGGCGCCAGGCGCCAGCGTCTGCACCGCTTTCCGCCGCGGCCGCCTTACAGGCGAGGCCGCTCGGCGCCTCCTCCCGGCTCCCTCCAGGAGGCGCTGTAGGACCGACTCACGGTCCAAGGTGCGGTCGCCTCCGGAGGGCTTCCCCGCAGGGGCTATGGAGCACCGAGAAAAGCAACCTCCACGGCTAGAGAGGCATTTCCCAGGAGCCGCCCCGGTCGCCTCGCGCGCGCCACACACTTCCGCTTCCGCCTCTTTTGCCGGAAGTTGCTCTCAGAACTAGCGTGCGGTCTTTGTCAGCTTCCACCATGGCGTACCGCGGCCAGGGCCAAAAAGTGCAGAAGGTGATGGTGCAGCCCATCGTATCCTACGTAGGATGTCAGGACTGGGAGGTTCGGGCCAGAAAACGGGGGGCGAAAGCGCAGACCGAGAGCAGGCCTGAGGGAGCGGAGTGTGGACCCACATCCCATGAGCACCCGGGGCGACCGAGGCCGGGAGAAAGCGCGGGGTAGTTGAAGACCCGGTGAGAGGTGGGCTTGGGCAGCTCCCTGCAGTGGGCAGTGCAGGAGTGGCGCGGATGAGCGAAGGAAGACGGCTTTAGTTAGGTACCGAGTGGAGGTGGGAGTCCTCAGGCTCAGGGAGGAGGAAGATGTCGGCGCCAAGAAGCCCCTGGAGAGCAAAGGAGTGGGAGGGATTCCTTCGGAGCGTTCGGGAGCCCCTAAAGAGTGCCTGGCTGGGCTCCGGCCGTTGCCTGGACACCAGACCTCGTGTTCAGAAAACAAAGGCGAGATGGGGGTGGGATTGACCCGTTTCGGGGAGCACGGTCTACCCtctgcctgtattttttttttccttaacccCTGGTGCAGAACCTCATCTTCAGATACTTGCAGAATGTACGTAAGTTGTTTGCGCTTTGttgttctgtcattttttttttttaaagtaaaaggtgAATTTATTTGGCTTGTTTGCATCATCCTGCCTAATCAACGTGTTCTAGAGTTAAAAATAGATGAAacgggcgcctggctggctcggtcggtcgaatgtgcgactcttgatcttggagtggAGTGTTCCAGCCCCACCGTGGGGCTAGAgtttccttaaggaaaaaaaaaaaaaaaagtaggtgaaACCGGAGACTGGAGGAGTATTTGCGGGGAAGGGGCTCCGGGATGTAATGAAATGCCCACTCCAAGCAGTGAAAGAATAGTGTCATTACTTTTGCAAGACCGAAAGTACTTCAAAAAGCAGTTCTTGGCAGGCATGACTGGTATTTGGGTACTTTTGTTGGTACTCATTATTGGAACGTTTCCCCTTTCCTTTCGTCTGGGGTGAAACATTGAAGGAAAGAAATCCTGTCGACTTTAAGCCACATAATAAGGTGGTGTGTTTAGCACTTGGGAGAAAACTGAGATATAAAAAAGATGCccgaaaaggaagagaggagggataCCTTCAGAGGATATAGTGGCAGGCAGCTTTCCTTTAGGGGAATTTTTAGCAATTCACATTGTGAGGTAGTAGGGCCGAGTATTTAagttattttggaaagaaaatgcattttctgttGCTCTGACAGTTGTAGCATGTGTAACACAGTTGCAGACAGACTAATTTCAAgccatgataatttttttttaagtaatctccacccatcgtggggctcaaacccatgaccccacgatcaagagtcacatgcttcacccaactgagccagccaggcaccccaagccattgtaacttttttttttttctaagcaggcttcatgcccagcgcagagcccaaagtggggcttaaactcctgaccctgagatcaagacctgagctgaggtcaaaaGCGGGGGTGCTTAAGccagtaagccacccaggtgcccccaagctaTTGTAATTTTTAATCACCAGGCTTGAGGGTCCTTCCCCTGGTTGTTAAATGTGAGATGTGGAAAGCTGGGAACCTAGAGAAAGCCGTTTTGAAGCTGGATTTTGCTATTGCAGATAAGAAAGAAGCCCTGATGATTTGGGAATTGCTGCTTTATGCTATACTGTCAATTAGCACTCAATATGTATCGAGACGAGAAGCTGTAAGAAATACAATTGAGTCCCAGCATCACAGGAAAATTATTAACTTGGTCCCAATATAGCATTTATTTGAGACTGTTGCTTGGCAAGTAACTACTCTTGGTTACTAATTCTTACATATGATTTGAGTAGTTAAattcttggcttttatttttgaaggttttCTTTAGGAGCCAGATTTCTGTATTGTTTGACCAGAGTGCttatgttttgcttgtttttttaacataCCTATTTTTACGATTATTTCAGAGATCTCGGATTCAGGTGTGGCTTTATGAGCAAGTGAACATGCGGATAGAGGGCTGTATCATTGTGAGTAACCAGGATGTTTTCTCTCAGTCGGTGTTCATAGAAAACGATTTTGCAAAAATGCCCAGCCAGGACAGTGTACAAAAAGACAGTGACCCAACCCAAGGAAGGTTCTTCAGGGCCACTGTTCTTGTCTCACTGTTGTACTTAATAGGGCTTGGGTCATTCATAAGAGAGGGacaattaatctttaaaaattatttgaacaaCAGTGTTAGTATTTGAAGGACGGGGcgaaagaaatgaaattacaatGGGGTGAAAATCAGTGGTGCATTAGTTCTGTCTTAGGTGATAACCTGAATATAGCTGGGTGGGGTTAGTTCAATAGGACTTTAAGGATGGCAGAGTACgctaaataatgttttaaagaaagacaaaacagcgctcgcttcagcagcacatacactaaaatCGTAAAGAAAGGTAAAACATGGCTGAAAAGTAGTATGTTAGGACACTTTGGTATTCCCTTTAGACATTGTAGATTCCATCAGTAATCTCCCCTTCTGTGATTACTAGTAGAAAAACAAACGTTCTGGGTAGTGGTGATAGTGTTTTGTGAGGAACACGGGAGGAGTGGTGCCAGTGCAAGTCACACACAATTCTGTATGGGACAGGTTGTAAAAGACAGGGACAGTGGCTCTTAGGCGCAGCTAATCAGATCTTAAGTCCAAAAGGCTCTAAAGGTAATTTGGAGTACGttctgcctttcttttgttatttaaaaaaaggcttaGGAGGGAGATGGTGTTTCAGCTGAAAGATCAGTAGAAAGGTGAATTTCTGAAGTTAGTTGGCATTTCTATATTGAGGTTGGTGTAGTCATCTGAAATGGCGTGCGTGTGATTTTACTTGAAGATGACATTCGGTTGGCTTATctttctagggttttgatgagtACATGAACCTCGTATTAGATGATGCAGAAGAGATTCATTCTAAAACAAAGTCAAGAAAACAACTGGGTAAGAATAGCTGGCCTCTTGGacttagagaaatatttattcgcTTGCAGAATTGAACGAGTT
Coding sequences within it:
- the SNRPE gene encoding small nuclear ribonucleoprotein E isoform X1, translated to MAYRGQGQKVQKVMVQPINLIFRYLQNRSRIQVWLYEQVNMRIEGCIIGFDEYMNLVLDDAEEIHSKTKSRKQLGRIMLKGDNITLLQSVSN
- the SNRPE gene encoding small nuclear ribonucleoprotein E isoform X2, producing MAYRGQGQKVQKRSRIQVWLYEQVNMRIEGCIIGFDEYMNLVLDDAEEIHSKTKSRKQLGRIMLKGDNITLLQSVSN